A genomic window from Cucumis melo cultivar AY chromosome 8, USDA_Cmelo_AY_1.0, whole genome shotgun sequence includes:
- the LOC103484978 gene encoding uncharacterized protein LOC103484978 produces MAMQTGVGLSKILILVGAGYSTTIMLKNGKLSDVLGELQSLVKGMEKSGEQSEGDSDYADAIAAQVRRLAMEVRQLSSSRQITILNGNSGNIGNLSSLIVPAATLGALGYGYMWWKGLSFSDLMYVTKRNMANAVSNLTKHLEHVSEALAATKRHLTQRIENLDDKMLKQNELSKLIKEDVAGVQKSLSDIDFDLGELHNMVSGLDGKLSQLEFKQDFATLGVMYLCNVVDGKQVKMPETLKEQFKISGKAQGQLMPLESPSLKGLKELTDTLSQDLTCEQPRALLRSTSTRC; encoded by the exons ATGGCTATGCAAACTGGAGTAGGGCTTTCTAAGATCCTGATTCTTGTTGGAGCTG GCTACTCTACTACGATCATGCTTAAGAATGGTAAATTGTCGGATGTATTGGGTGAACTTCAG TCCTTGGTGAAGGGCATGGAGAAGTCTGGGGAGCAATCCGAGGGTGATTCCGACTACGCTGATGCTATTGCTGCTCAG GTGCGTCGACTAGCTATGGAGGTTCGACAACTCTCCTCGTCACGACAGATAACTATTCTCAATGGAAACTCTGGGAATATTG GTAATTTATCATCTCTCATAGTTCCAGCGGCTACTTTGGGTGCTTTGGGATATGGATACATGTGGTGGAAG GGACTTTCCTTTTCGGATCTTATGTATGTTACAAAGCGCAATATGGCTAATGCTGTCTCAAACTTAACTAAACATTTGGAGCACGTGTCAGAGGCCCTTGCT GCAACAAAGAGGCATTTGACACAGCGGATTGAGAACTTGGATGATAAGATGTTGAAGCAGAATGAACTCTCGAAATTGATTAAAGAAGAT GTGGCAGGTGTTCAAAAATCTCTTTCCGACATTGACTTCGACTTGGGCGAGTTGCACAACATGGTTTCTGGTTTG GACGGAAAACTATCTCAACTTGAATTTAAACAG GATTTTGCAACTCTTGGTGTAATGTACTTGTGCAACGTTGTCGATGGAAAGCAAGTAAAAATGCCTGAAACATTAAAG GAGCAGTTTAAAATTTCAGGCAAGGCTCAGGGTCAGCTGATGCCTCTGGAATCTCCCAGTCTTAAG GGTCTTAAAGAACTCACTGATACACTGTCACAAGATCTTACATGCGAGCAACCAAGAGCCCTGCTCAG